From one Malus sylvestris chromosome 1, drMalSylv7.2, whole genome shotgun sequence genomic stretch:
- the LOC126631553 gene encoding rust resistance kinase Lr10-like, which produces MQKLFISSFCILLLVFFKLVGTSQFTCSESKCSNDQGPAIHFPLRLTHHCGPGIECNQTFEQPILQAKFFVKRIDYKRQEIQVYDPAETMCLLLIKPVKIPNMSLSPFHLSVSDVHNVTLFSCPPVGTYYASQVPCLDDPGSTTYGVYNDYSFDSLFENLPSCTRMYDVLSVPLGTWLGKEYGVLLFKWSKPNCTECEARGKRCRWKNKGTNSEIECVRKPSNTWKILATGGILGSLLLVLLMIAAYRVYSVDRKEKESRLRIERFLEDYKALKPSRYLYADIKRITNQFKDKLGQGAYGAVFKGRLSSEFLIAVKVLNSSKGDGEEFVNEVRTMGHIHHVNVARLVGFCANGFVRALVYEFFPNGSLQDFISSADSKNSFLGWDKLQNIALGIAKGIEYLHQGCDQRILHFDIKPHNVLLDQNFTPKISDFGLAKLCSKDESMVSMTTARGTMGYIAPEVFSRNFGNVSYKADVYSFGMLLLEMVGGRKNIGSTIENNTNEIYYPQWIYNLLEEGDDLRIDIGEEGDGKIPRKLSIIGLWCIQWHPVDRPSMKIVVQMLEGDGESLTMPPNPFVSTGPTTRNGSTPARQLELEAIPELE; this is translated from the exons ATGCAGAAATTGTTCATCTCTTCCTTTTGCATATTGTTACTGGTTTTCTTCAAACTAGTTGGAACAAGCCAATTTACGTGCTCAGAATCTAAATGTAGCAATGATCAAGGCCCGGCTATCCATTTTCCATTGCGCCTCACGCATCATTGTGGTCCTGGGATTGAATGCAATCAGACATTTGAGCAGCCGATACTACAAGCAAAATTCTTTGTCAAGCGCATAGATTACAAGCGTCAGGAAATCCAAGTGTATGACCCAGCTGAGACTATGTGCTTGCTGCTAATAAAGCCTGTTAAAATCCCAAACATGTCACTCTCTCCCTTCCACTTGTCAGTTTCCGACGTCCATAACGTTACCTTATTCAGCTGCCCACCTGTTGGAACGTATTATGCGAGCCAAGTCCCCTGCCTCGATGACCCTGGTAGCACAACTTATGGTGTTTATAATGATTATAGTTTTGATTCTCTCTTCGAGAATCTACCGTCATGTAcaagaatgtatgatgttttatCAGTTCCATTGGGTACATGGTTAGGAAAGGAATATGGTGTTCTTCTTTTCAAATGGTCTAAACCAAATTGTACAGAATGTGAAGCAAGGGGAAAGAGGTGTAGATGGAAGAACAAAGGCACCAACAGTGAAATTGAATGTGTGAGGAAACCAA GCAACACATGGAAAATATTGGCTACAGGTGGAATCCTGGGTTCTTTGCTTCTTGTTCTACTGATGATTGCAGCATATCGGGTATATAGCGTTGACAGAAAGGAAAAGGAGAGTCGATTAAGAATTGAAAGATTCTTGGAAGATTACAAAGCACTCAAACCGAGCAGGTATTTGTACGCAGATATTAAGAGGATTACAAATCAATTCAAGGACAAGTTGGGCCAAGGAGCCTATGGAGCTGTCTTCAAAGGAAGGCTTTCTTCTGAATTCCTTATTGCTGTCAAAGTCCTCAACAGTTCTAAGGGAGATGGGGAAGAATTCGTAAATGAAGTGCGAACCATGGGTCATATCCACCACGTCAACGTGGCTCGCTTGGTTGGATTTTGTGCCAATGGATTTGTACGAGCTCTTGTTTACGAGTTCTTCCCCAATGGTTCCCTGCAAGATTTCATTTCATCTGCAGATAGTAAGAATTCCTTCCTTGGTTGGGATAAGTTGCAAAATATTGCCCTCGGCATAGCCAAAGGAATTGaatatcttcaccaaggatgtgatCAACGAATCCTCCATTTCGATATCAAACCCCACAATGTTTTGCTAGACCAAAACTTCACTCCAAAAATTTCTGATTTTGGTTTGGCCAAGTTATGTTCCAAGGATGAAAGCATGGTGTCTATGACTACAGCTAGGGGGACCATGGGCTACATTGCACCCGAAGTGTTCTCCAGGAATTTTGGAAATGTGTCTTACAAGGCAGATGTCTATAGCTTTGGAATGCTGCTGCTCGAGATGgtaggaggaaggaagaatatTGGTTCAACCATAGAGAACAACACAAATGAAATTTACTATCCACAGTGGATTTATAATCTTCTAGAGGAAGGGGATGACCTACGAATCGATATTGGGGAAGAAGGAGATGgtaaaattccaagaaaacttTCAATTATAGGGCTATGGTGTATCCAGTGGCACCCGGTGGATCGTCCTTCCATGAAAATCGTGGTTCAGATGTTAGAAGGAGACGGAGAAAGCTTGACCATGCCGCCTAATCCCTTTGTTTCTACAGGTCCTACAACTAGAAATGGAAGCACTCCGGCAAGACAACTAGAGTTGGAAGCAATACCGGAACTAGAGTAG